One window from the genome of Carnobacteriaceae bacterium zg-84 encodes:
- the dnaK gene encoding molecular chaperone DnaK, which yields MTKIIGIDLGTTNSAVAVLEGNEAKIIPNPEGNRTTPSVVAFKNGEIQVGEVAKRQAVTNPDTVISIKSRMGEAGYKVKVEDKEYTPQEISAMILQYLKGYAEDYLGEKVQKAVITVPAYFNDAQRQATKDAGKIAGLEVERIVNEPTAAALAYGLDKTDKDEKVLVFDLGGGTFDVSILELGDGVFDVLATAGDNKLGGDDFDQKIIDFLVAEFKKDNGIDLSQDKMALQRLKDAAEKAKKDLSGVTSTQISLPFITAGAAGPLHLETTLTRAKFDELTHELVERTKVPVRQALKDAGLSQSDIDEVILVGGSTRIPAVVEAVRKETGKEPNKSVNPDEVVAMGAAIQGGVITGDVKDVVLLDVTPLSLGIETMGGVFTKLIDRNTTIPTSKSQVFSTAADNQPAVDIHVLQGERPMAVDNKTLGRFQLADIPAAPRGVPQIEVTFDIDKNGIVSVRAKDLGTQKEQTITIKSSSGLTDEEIERMVKDAEANAEADKKRKEEVDLRNEADQLLFSVDKTLKELEGKVDAEEVKKAEVARDELKAAVEANNLEDMKVKRDALNEVVQNLTVKLYEQAAAAQQAAQADAGSSTNSDDNVVDGDFEEVK from the coding sequence ATGACAAAAATTATTGGTATTGACTTAGGAACAACAAACTCAGCAGTAGCTGTATTAGAAGGAAATGAAGCAAAAATTATTCCGAATCCAGAAGGAAACCGTACAACACCTTCTGTTGTCGCATTTAAAAATGGTGAAATTCAAGTTGGTGAAGTAGCAAAACGCCAAGCTGTGACAAATCCAGATACAGTCATTTCTATTAAGAGCAGAATGGGTGAAGCAGGTTACAAAGTAAAAGTAGAAGATAAAGAATATACACCACAAGAAATTTCAGCAATGATTTTACAATACTTAAAAGGATATGCTGAAGATTATTTAGGTGAAAAAGTACAAAAAGCAGTTATTACAGTACCAGCTTACTTCAATGATGCACAACGTCAAGCAACAAAAGATGCAGGTAAAATTGCAGGTTTAGAAGTAGAACGTATTGTGAACGAACCAACAGCAGCAGCATTGGCTTATGGTTTAGATAAAACAGATAAAGATGAAAAAGTACTTGTATTTGACTTAGGTGGCGGTACATTTGACGTTTCTATATTAGAATTAGGGGACGGTGTTTTTGATGTATTAGCAACAGCCGGAGACAATAAATTAGGTGGAGATGACTTCGACCAAAAAATTATTGATTTCTTAGTAGCTGAATTCAAAAAAGACAATGGTATTGATTTGTCACAAGATAAAATGGCTTTACAACGTTTGAAAGATGCTGCTGAAAAAGCGAAAAAAGATTTATCAGGTGTGACATCAACACAAATTAGCTTACCGTTTATTACAGCAGGTGCAGCAGGACCATTACACTTAGAAACAACATTAACACGTGCAAAATTTGATGAATTAACACATGAATTAGTAGAGCGTACAAAAGTTCCAGTACGTCAAGCATTAAAAGACGCTGGTTTATCACAATCAGATATTGATGAAGTTATTTTAGTTGGTGGATCAACACGTATTCCAGCGGTTGTAGAAGCTGTTCGTAAAGAAACAGGTAAAGAACCTAATAAATCTGTAAACCCAGATGAAGTTGTTGCGATGGGTGCTGCTATTCAAGGTGGTGTTATTACAGGAGATGTTAAAGACGTTGTTTTATTAGACGTAACACCTTTATCATTAGGTATTGAAACAATGGGTGGTGTGTTTACAAAACTTATTGATCGTAATACAACAATTCCAACAAGTAAATCACAAGTATTCTCAACAGCAGCAGATAATCAACCAGCAGTAGATATTCACGTGTTACAAGGTGAACGTCCAATGGCTGTGGATAACAAAACATTAGGTCGTTTCCAATTAGCAGATATTCCAGCAGCACCTCGTGGTGTGCCACAAATTGAAGTAACATTTGATATTGACAAAAATGGTATCGTAAGCGTACGTGCAAAAGATCTAGGTACTCAAAAAGAGCAAACAATTACAATCAAATCTTCTTCAGGTTTAACAGACGAAGAAATCGAACGCATGGTAAAAGATGCTGAAGCAAATGCAGAAGCAGATAAAAAACGTAAAGAAGAAGTTGATTTAAGAAACGAAGCTGATCAATTATTATTCAGTGTAGACAAAACATTGAAAGAGTTAGAAGGCAAAGTAGATGCTGAAGAAGTGAAAAAAGCAGAAGTAGCTCGTGATGAATTAAAAGCAGCTGTTGAAGCAAATAACTTAGAGGACATGAAAGTAAAACGTGATGCATTAAATGAAGTTGTTCAAAATTTAACAGTAAAATTATATGAACAAGCGGCAGCAGCACAACAAGCAGCTCAAGCAGATGCAGGTTCTTCTACAAATTCAGATGACAATGTTGTTGATGGCGACTTTGAAGAAGTAAAATAA